A genomic region of Candidatus Brocadiaceae bacterium contains the following coding sequences:
- a CDS encoding MBL fold metallo-hydrolase, translating into MRLHIVYDNTASDGYRAHWGFACLIDGKERVLFDTGTDPAVLQFNMEHAGVDPDSIDKVVLSHDHDDHRDGLAYISANNTRAELFILPTFGPEARTLAGKMTIREVTEPREISPGMHSTGPVEGVAWEQALALETDKGIVLVVGCSHPGVHKLIEAARRFGEIHAVLGGLHDSDRLEALDGIPFVAPCHCTQRTAEVIARFPDTYRKVNAGTVLEF; encoded by the coding sequence ATGAGACTGCACATCGTGTACGACAACACCGCGTCCGACGGCTACCGGGCGCACTGGGGGTTCGCCTGCCTGATCGACGGCAAGGAGCGCGTGCTCTTCGACACGGGCACAGACCCCGCAGTCCTGCAGTTCAACATGGAGCACGCCGGCGTCGATCCGGACTCGATCGACAAGGTGGTCCTTTCGCACGACCACGACGACCACCGGGACGGGCTGGCCTACATCAGTGCGAACAACACCCGCGCCGAGCTGTTCATCCTGCCCACCTTCGGCCCGGAGGCGCGGACGCTGGCCGGCAAGATGACGATCCGGGAGGTCACCGAGCCGCGTGAGATATCCCCCGGCATGCACAGCACCGGCCCGGTCGAGGGCGTGGCGTGGGAGCAGGCCCTCGCCCTGGAGACCGACAAGGGGATCGTGCTCGTGGTCGGCTGTTCGCACCCGGGCGTGCACAAGCTGATCGAGGCGGCGCGCCGGTTCGGCGAGATCCACGCGGTGCTCGGCGGCCTGCATGACTCGGACCGGCTGGAGGCGCTGGACGGCATCCCGTTCGTGGCGCCCTGCCACTGCACGCAGCGCACGGCGGAGGTCATCGCCCGCTTCCCGGACACCTACCGGAAGGTCAACGCCGGCACGGTGCTGGAGTTCTGA
- a CDS encoding DNA topoisomerase IV subunit A has protein sequence MDDNKTRNAIIQCADGISSRIDRGQKPTLRLPKRALSNVAYDEKDGFFRLKKAQITRTLTYNTVKTFAQTLRMMALSKEAIESDEEVTKREAYYVSKNWGEARFEQQPESDTVIEDIEALFRVNREQLGFIPEEKGGEVAGALVVIDHDRTTGERIEIDCTRFGSGAYSVPISVEELEFRTKAKFILAIETAGMFQRLNNHSFWREANCVLVSMGGVPTRACRRFIRRLSETRKIPVYAFVDGDPYGYGNIYRTLKVGSGNAAHINEFFCVPHATFLGVTPYDIEQYDLPTHPLAEVDIKRAKDLMKNDPFFRHHKPWQKAIQKMLKLGQRVEQQAFAKHGLNMVIEKYLPEKLARTADFLP, from the coding sequence ATGGACGACAACAAGACCCGGAACGCGATCATCCAGTGCGCCGACGGCATCAGCAGCCGCATCGACAGGGGCCAGAAGCCCACGCTCAGGCTGCCCAAGCGGGCCCTGAGCAACGTGGCCTATGACGAGAAGGACGGCTTCTTCCGCCTGAAGAAGGCGCAGATCACCCGCACCCTGACGTACAACACGGTCAAGACCTTCGCCCAGACCCTCCGCATGATGGCGCTCTCGAAGGAGGCCATCGAGTCCGACGAGGAGGTGACCAAGCGAGAGGCCTACTACGTCTCCAAGAACTGGGGCGAGGCCCGCTTCGAGCAGCAACCGGAATCCGACACCGTCATCGAGGACATCGAGGCCCTCTTCCGCGTCAACCGTGAGCAGCTCGGATTCATCCCCGAAGAAAAAGGCGGCGAGGTCGCCGGGGCGCTCGTCGTCATCGACCACGACCGCACCACGGGCGAACGGATCGAGATCGACTGCACGCGGTTCGGCAGCGGCGCCTACTCCGTGCCCATCAGCGTCGAGGAGTTGGAGTTCCGCACGAAGGCGAAGTTCATCCTGGCCATCGAGACCGCCGGCATGTTCCAGCGGCTCAACAACCACTCGTTCTGGCGCGAGGCGAACTGCGTGCTCGTCTCCATGGGCGGCGTGCCCACGCGCGCCTGCCGCCGGTTCATCCGCCGCCTGAGCGAGACGCGCAAGATCCCCGTCTATGCCTTCGTCGACGGCGACCCCTACGGCTACGGCAACATCTACCGCACGCTCAAGGTCGGCAGCGGCAACGCCGCCCACATCAACGAGTTCTTCTGCGTGCCGCATGCCACGTTCCTCGGCGTGACGCCCTACGACATTGAGCAGTACGACCTGCCCACCCACCCGCTCGCCGAAGTCGACATCAAGCGCGCGAAGGACCTGATGAAGAACGACCCCTTCTTCCGCCATCACAAGCCGTGGCAGAAGGCCATCCAGAAGATGCTCAAGCTCGGCCAGAGGGTCGAGCAGCAGGCATTCGCCAAGCACGGCCTCAACATGGTCATCGAGAAGTACCTCCCCGAGAAGCTGGCCAGAACCGCCGACTTCCTTCCCTGA
- a CDS encoding mannose-1-phosphate guanylyltransferase: MRIVIRAGGIGTRLWPWSRSARPKQFLPLTEGRSPVQVAYDRFRQSGLAGPDEIYVSVGKDSLDLALSQLPDVERDQFIVEPVLRDTAAAVGLETVYVTARGGEGIIASLGSDHYVGRPEVFTRALGAAETFLKKHPGYLVAIACEPTRVETNYGHIRKGEVLEECDGLPVHLVTEFVEKPEYRLAESYTASGDYLWNANFFVWTSETLLKRFRRLEPEMHEDLMELREALQRGDFREALRVVYSRIKKVAIDYAVLEPTAREGQMAVIPVAMEWSDIGSWATLTDAYPPDEDGNLFLGPVLADETFDTTVVVRNPERRIVATIGVEGLAVVDTGDALLICPKDQCAKVKRLVERMKKSEQWRDLV; encoded by the coding sequence ATGCGCATCGTCATACGCGCCGGTGGGATTGGGACGCGTCTGTGGCCCTGGAGCCGGTCGGCCCGTCCGAAGCAGTTTCTGCCGCTCACCGAGGGGCGGAGCCCCGTTCAGGTTGCCTATGATCGCTTCCGACAGTCCGGCCTGGCCGGGCCGGATGAGATCTACGTTTCGGTGGGCAAGGACAGCCTGGACCTGGCGTTGAGCCAGTTGCCCGACGTCGAGCGTGACCAGTTCATTGTCGAACCCGTCCTGCGGGACACCGCGGCCGCCGTGGGGCTGGAGACCGTCTACGTGACCGCCCGCGGGGGCGAAGGCATCATCGCCAGCCTGGGCAGCGACCACTACGTGGGCCGGCCGGAGGTGTTCACGCGGGCGCTCGGGGCGGCCGAGACCTTTCTGAAGAAGCACCCCGGCTACCTGGTGGCGATCGCCTGCGAGCCGACGCGCGTCGAGACGAACTACGGCCACATCCGCAAGGGCGAGGTGCTGGAGGAGTGCGACGGCCTGCCCGTCCATCTTGTCACCGAGTTCGTCGAGAAGCCGGAATACCGCCTGGCGGAGTCGTATACGGCCAGCGGCGACTATCTGTGGAACGCCAACTTCTTCGTCTGGACCTCCGAGACGCTCCTGAAGCGGTTCCGACGCCTGGAGCCGGAGATGCACGAGGACCTCATGGAGCTGCGGGAGGCCCTGCAGCGGGGCGACTTCCGCGAGGCGCTCCGCGTCGTCTACTCCCGCATCAAGAAGGTGGCCATCGACTACGCCGTCCTGGAGCCGACGGCCAGGGAGGGGCAGATGGCCGTCATCCCCGTCGCCATGGAGTGGAGCGACATCGGGAGCTGGGCCACCCTGACCGACGCCTACCCGCCCGACGAAGACGGGAACCTGTTCCTGGGGCCCGTGCTGGCCGACGAGACGTTCGACACGACCGTCGTGGTCCGCAACCCGGAGCGCAGGATTGTGGCGACCATCGGCGTGGAGGGCCTGGCCGTCGTGGACACGGGCGACGCGCTGCTCATCTGCCCGAAGGACCAGTGTGCCAAGGTGAAGCGCCTCGTCGAGCGAATGAAGAAGAGCGAACAGTGGCGCGACCTGGTCTGA
- a CDS encoding DUF167 domain-containing protein — MVQVRDTPDGLAVPLLVEPGAGRNRIYGEHDGRLKLSITTAPERGKANKAVCRFLADALGVSKSQVRVLSGHHSRFKEVLIERVGRDALDAIIG; from the coding sequence GTGGTCCAGGTCAGGGATACGCCGGACGGTCTGGCCGTGCCTCTGCTGGTGGAGCCGGGCGCCGGCCGAAACCGGATCTACGGCGAGCACGACGGCCGGCTGAAGCTGTCGATCACGACCGCGCCCGAGCGCGGCAAGGCCAACAAGGCCGTCTGCCGGTTCCTGGCCGATGCGCTGGGCGTCAGCAAGTCGCAGGTGCGCGTGCTTTCCGGGCACCACTCCCGGTTCAAGGAGGTGTTGATCGAGCGCGTCGGCCGCGACGCGCTCGACGCCATTATCGGTTGA